The segment AGCCCCTCTCCCTGTCATCTGACTATTCATTCCTCTTATTTGTTCCCAGCCTACCTGATCTTTCTCTCCAAAAATCTCCTCCAGAAGCATCAGAGTCTGTGATGAAAAAGCTATGCTCCTTGTTCTTATCtagaaccaaaacaaaacacaaaatctgCAAGTGATCCAACTGACAAGAGGCACACAAagatccaatttttttttttttgcagggaggATGCTACTTATTATATCTAAGTTTGAGAGCTATTAACTCCAAGGAGAAACAATCAGAAGGCTCTAGGTATTCTCCAAAAATGTGGCAACTATTCAGAGAGGACAAAGATATCTAAGAATTTTAGCATATATTTATGTAACTGTGTATGTTTAGAGGGCAGACATCATTCAAATGCAAAGAAGTATGCTGAGATTGTGAGAAATGGCACTGTTATTTGGGAAACTGTCATCGTTGGCAAACTATAGAAATGTTGATCTTTGAAATATAAACTCTgatattcaaaaacaaaaccaaaaaagagcccacaaatCAATGGTTAAAAACAGAATGGTGGTAGTGGGTAGGTGAGGAGGCTGGGCATAAGTCTCACAGAAATGGTTAAATGCAGGCAAGAAAAGTggcagctgatttttttttttttttttacctgaaaaGCTGTTGTCATCCTTTGTAGATACAATTACTTGGTTATTTTCCTTAGTTTTCTGACTCTGTGTGGAAAAGAATTAGACATACAAATCAATGCCCGGATCAAACCATATGCTAATGTCAACAGTCAGCAGGAAGAAGCATCAATAAAAGTGACTCCATGGAGCCTCAGGAGACATCATTTTTTGACGATTattctttgaatacttttttaCTTAAATACATGTGTATGACTACGTATATCTACACTATTATCCTTTAAGAAGTAATACAGATTAATCAGATATATGCTATGTTATTTACAGAAGCATAGGCATATGCTTCTGTAAATAAACACACCATGTTATCTGTCAAATCTACACTTCATTAGGACAGATTCACTTCGCCCTAAAGTCCTCCAGAGTGTTTTCTGTGCACACGTGAGTGAACACTGAATGTTCAGTCATTTAAATTTAACTTTGGTCTTTTAGGGGTCCCAGGTAGTACTTTTCAGTTGGTACTTTTCCGAGAAGAGGGTCTATACTGAAGATCCTGTCTTTTGTTTCACTGGACACAACAGTTGTGTCCATTCTGGCTAAAACTGATTAAAGCAGTTAAAACTGCATTTAACTTTTGAAGCCaatgcattttttacttttgGTCATGGTGGAGGGGAGGTACTGAACTATAGAGAAGAAAAGGGGTAGGGTGATTCAGGCTGCTCCGGTGTTGTGGTCTTGCTCCTTTTAGGGGAACAAATGTGCTCAGTTGGAGGGCAAAGGGGATTGTTGGATTAGAGGAAGGACCAGGTCAATTAAAGGGTCTTTTCCAACTTCCACAAGCAGCCAGCTGAAATATAAGAGGGAAAGGCGGCCCCAAAGCCTTTGAAAGGCGTTATCAAGAAAGGGACCAGAAACCACATTTTTACGGAGGACCACTGGCAGGAAAGAAGCCCTCCTAAACACACTGAATATTTCATTTCTGTGGGGAAATCTGGTGATTCATCTTTCCTGCGCATATGTAACCGATTCAGCCTAAAGGtgcatttaaataataataattagcttgaAGGAGCCTAAAGGGGATATTTACATCTTTGTAGGAGGGCTGCTCCTCCAGTGATGGATGGTGAACTGGGCTGCCCgggctgctgctgccgccgccacTCGCCTTCTGGGGGGCCaggggcggcggcgggggcgggggcaggtCCGAGCCGGGGTCCCCGAGTTTCCCGTCTTCCTGCAGCAGCCTGGAGGAGTTCAGGCCGAGCGGGAACGCGCCCGCGACGGCCGGCGCGCGGTCCCGGCTGCTCCCCTTCTCCGACGGCCCTCGGCCCTGGAGGAACCGGCCGCCCCCGACTAAGGGGTCGCCGAGTAGGACCTCCGTCTCCTCGTCCTCTTCCTCGTCGTCGTCAGGGTCTCgaccttcctcctcttcctcgcCCTCGGGGGGCTTGTGGCCCTCCACGTCCACCTCCTGCTCTTCTTCCTCGTCGTCCTCGTCCTCGGAGCTGTCCTCGCTGGGGTAGCAGCAGCTGGTTCCCCCGGGAGACAGAAGGCCTCGGTGGTGCGGGTGCTGGGCCAgagggggcggcgggggcggcggcggcggcggcggcggggccgggTGGTGGCGCTCGGAACCCGGCTCGTCGGGCTGCGGGGGCAGCAGCAGAAGCGGCGACGGCGGCTgcggggggtggtggtggtggtggtggtggtgagggtggtgatggtggtggggatGCGTCTGGGCCGAGTGGGGCGCGCCCGCCGACGCCCCGTGCAGCTTGGCCAGGCTCTCCGCGTCGTCCTTGCCGCCCACTGGCCGGAAGGCGCTGGAATGGTGGTAGCTGCCACCGCCCGCTTTGCGCCCCTCCAGAAGGTGCGGATGGTGGGGCGCCGGAACCCGGGAGCCCGCGGGGCCAGACCCGGCGGCCGCGGCCCCTGCCCCGGCAGCTGCCACAGAGTCCGCGGGCGGCGTGGAGCCCGCGCTGCAGTCCCCGCCGCTGCCGCCCGGGGGCGACTCGAAGAGCGCGTCGCGAGAGCCGGCGCCCCCGGCAGGAGGAGGTGGGCCGGAGCCCGGGCCGTTGGCCACTACCTGCGGGGGCTGCCCCGGCGGGGGCGCGGCCTCGGCGCTCCCAGCAGCACCGCCTGGCTCAGCCAGGTCCAGGAAGGCCTGGCGCAGCAGGGCCGGGCTTTCGCCTAGCGCGCAGCCTAGCGCCGAGGGCGGCTGAGGCGGGGGCTGCAGGTAGGTGGGCACCGGGAGCCCGCCAGGGGTCCGCGGCGGCCAGAACATGCAGAAGGGCGGATAGAAGGCGTCCTTGCGGCCCGCGGGCCAGAAGAGGCCGGACAAGCCGGCCTTGGGCGCCGCGCCCGCGCCGCCTGCGCCCGCGCCCCCCAGGGCCTCAGCGGCGGCACCCGCATCCTCTTTCTTATGGCACAAGCTGAAGGCGGCGGCCGCGGCAGGGAAGGTGTAGGGGTGCGGGAAGAGCCCGCCGCAGCCCGGGAACTTCTGCAGGACGCCCCCGAACGAGCCCTTGCTGGGCACCGGGATGACTGGGTAGCTGCGCGGGCCTTTGGCCCCTGCCCCGGCACCCGCCCCCGCGCCCGCGCCCACGCCCACGCCGGCCACACAGCCACCCCCAGCGCCGCCCCCACCAGTCCCCGCGCCGCCCGAAGCAGCAGCCACAGAGAGGCTGGCGGCTGCGGCCGAGAGGCTGGCGGCGGCCACTACGGCGGCCTCCTGCAAGGAGTCGTCGTCGTCGTCGAAGCGCGGCCGCTTGTGATGGGCGTGCGGGGCACCAGCCAGCTCTGCCAagggcggcggtggcggcggcggcggcgggggcgcaCCCAGCAGGTGGGGGCCCAGCAGACCCCCGCCTCCGGCCACCGCGGCCGCGGCGGCCACGGCGGCCGCCTTCACAGAGCTGAGCGGGTGGCAGGCGGGGTGCGCGCCCGGCTGGGGCAGTGCGCGCTTGCGGCTGCCGCCGTTGAACATGGCCTTGACGTCCTCCCAGGCGAAGACCAGCTCGTCCTGGGGACTCTTGTCGGTGAGCTTGAGATGACGGCGCCACGAGTTGAAGTTGGCTGCGTCTGGCTGAGTGTACTTGGCGTCGGGCGTGCGGTGGGAGTGGAAAATGAACTTGTTGGGCGAGAAGTACATGTTGCAGTAGCTGCATTTGATGCACTTGGCGCGCGAGCTGTTGTAGCGCGCGGGAATGAAGCTGCCGCGGCAGCCCCAGGCGCACTCGTGTGACACGTCGAAGGCGAAATTGTCTGGCAGCTTGGGCGGCCTGTTTTCGCCCAGGAACGACTTGCACAGACGCTCGGCCTCGCGTTTGGTGATCATGCCGCAGCGGCGCGATGAGATGGGCATGGCCCCGGCACGCCGCAGGATCTCCAGTTGCACCGGCGTGCACTGCACACACGTGATGCCCAGTGCCACGCGACGGTTGTGGATCTCGTTGTAGCTGAAGTTCTTGAGCAGAGTGTTGGAGATCTGCGCCAGGCACAGGCGCTCTTGCCCGTCGATCACCAACGACACGATGGGAATGCCGTAGAGGATCACCTGGCCCACCTGGTTGGGTTTGAGGTTGGCGTGCCCTGGCCGCGGCTGGCTCAGCGTGTCGGGCTGGAAGGCGCTCGACGGCGACGCCAGCAGGATGTCGTTGGGCCCTGGCAGCGGACTGGAAGCCATCTCCGCCGCAGAACCCCGGGCCGAGCCCTACAGGTCTGCCTTGGACactggaagggaaaggagaaagcgTTGACTTGAGCCTTTTCAGACTAAAACAGAGGGGTGGGATGAATCGCTAACCAAAGAATTAGAATAACTTTCTTGCTTTGGTTAAGACACGATTATTACTGGAAAAAGTGACCAAGTTTTGAACACAAGAAAGTCATCTCTTAATTTCCTTCAAGGCCATCCTTTAGAAATGCAGGAATTTGCACTTCTTAACATTTAAAGTGAATTAACTATGTATTTTCCTCAAAAGCAGTGAATTCCTAAGAAACCTAAGACCTTATCCCGGATTTATAGGAGCCGTTGGAATAAAATGGCTTGCTTCTAGAAATTAAATAGTAACGATAGTTGTAACTAGTACAGATAATAAAAGTTACGGAAAACTGGGGCTTGGCCATTGAAACCCAAATTTAAAGAGCTGTCATTCTCATTTGCTTGGAGATAGATTGATTTTGGTTAAAAAGTAACCCCCAAAAccctttaaaaagtgattttcttGGTGTCTATGGTTTCCTTGGGGAAATTCATTATTGGTTGAAACACAGGTCATTAAAGCAAAACGAAATCAGCCTTCTCCCTCACCCTTGCCATTAGATATTTTGTTACTgtaattagaattatttttttgaaaaggtgAAAAATGTACAAAGTCATATACACCGTTGCACCAAAATAGaatgtttcagtttttaaaaaacctactTGCTGAACTGAGTGGTTCTGGTCTCAGATGGTTAGGTAGCTTAAAAACATGAAGTTGAAGATGGTAGtcatttaaaaactgttttactGTCATTTCCATGACGATAAGAAAGTAAGTAGAGGCAAGGGTGTTAAACCCAGAAACAGTACACAGGAATGAACAATTCTTGGGGATCTTCATTGGCAGACTTCAAAAGGCAAattttttagcttgatgtgaacCACCTTCTGTGACTCTTTTCCCCTAATTTATTTTGATATCTCTATATCTTTATGGGGAAAAGCTGCCCCACCATACAGCCAATCGGTGGACTAGGTAATCTATGGGAGTGTTGAAAGTCGAAATCCCAGGTTGGGTCTGTGGTAAAATTTCTAACTTCACCTCCAGTCAACAGAATGCCACAATGAGGGAAAATATTCAGTAAGTTGAAAATACAGAACAAGGAAGCGGAAAGAAATTTTAGTGACAATGCCACTaagtggaaagaaggaaagtgGCTCACTCCCTAGGAAAACAAACACTGATCTTTCCACAGCTACATCTCAAGCGCATTGGCCAAGGCATGCTTTGCCCTGAAAAATCACCAGAGGCCATAGCGTGGCCCCTTTCGGCCACGTACAGCGAGTTCGCTATTACAGTGCTTTCAGAGGGTACACGATCTTACTCCCTCACCCAATTTCTTATCCGTGTCCTCTCTCTGGGCCCCTGTGGCATCTATACAGCAGCCTCTGTCCTGCTGCCCCCTGGATC is part of the Homo sapiens chromosome 18, GRCh38.p14 Primary Assembly genome and harbors:
- the SKOR2 gene encoding SKI family transcriptional corepressor 2 isoform X1, whose translation is MASSPLPGPNDILLASPSSAFQPDTLSQPRPGHANLKPNQVGQVILYGIPIVSLVIDGQERLCLAQISNTLLKNFSYNEIHNRRVALGITCVQCTPVQLEILRRAGAMPISSRRCGMITKREAERLCKSFLGENRPPKLPDNFAFDVSHECAWGCRGSFIPARYNSSRAKCIKCSYCNMYFSPNKFIFHSHRTPDAKYTQPDAANFNSWRRHLKLTDKSPQDELVFAWEDVKAMFNGGSRKRALPQPGAHPACHPLSSVKAAAVAAAAAVAGGGGLLGPHLLGAPPPPPPPPPPLAELAGAPHAHHKRPRFDDDDDSLQEAAVVAAASLSAAAASLSVAAASGGAGTGGGGAGGGCVAGVGVGAGAGAGAGAGAKGPRSYPVIPVPSKGSFGGVLQKFPGCGGLFPHPYTFPAAAAAFSLCHKKEDAGAAAEALGGAGAGGAGAAPKAGLSGLFWPAGRKDAFYPPFCMFWPPRTPGGLPVPTYLQPPPQPPSALGCALGESPALLRQAFLDLAEPGGAAGSAEAAPPPGQPPQVVANGPGSGPPPPAGGAGSRDALFESPPGGSGGDCSAGSTPPADSVAAAGAGAAAAGSGPAGSRVPAPHHPHLLEGRKAGGGSYHHSSAFRPVGGKDDAESLAKLHGASAGAPHSAQTHPHHHHHPHHHHHHHHPPQPPSPLLLLPPQPDEPGSERHHPAPPPPPPPPPPPPLAQHPHHRGLLSPGGTSCCYPSEDSSEDEDDEEEEQEVDVEGHKPPEGEEEEEGRDPDDDEEEDEETEVLLGDPLVGGGRFLQGRGPSEKGSSRDRAPAVAGAFPLGLNSSRLLQEDGKLGDPGSDLPPPPPPPLAPQKASGGGSSSPGSPVHHPSLEEQPSYKDSQKTKENNQVIVSTKDDNSFSDKNKEHSFFITDSDASGGDFWRERSGEHTQETNSPHSLKKDVENMGKEELQKVLFEQIDLRRRLEQEFQVLKGNTSFPVFNNFQDQMKRELAYREEMVQQLQIIPYAASLIRKEKLGAHLSKS
- the SKOR2 gene encoding SKI family transcriptional corepressor 2 isoform 2 (isoform 2 is encoded by transcript variant 2), with amino-acid sequence MASSPLPGPNDILLASPSSAFQPDTLSQPRPGHANLKPNQVGQVILYGIPIVSLVIDGQERLCLAQISNTLLKNFSYNEIHNRRVALGITCVQCTPVQLEILRRAGAMPISSRRCGMITKREAERLCKSFLGENRPPKLPDNFAFDVSHECAWGCRGSFIPARYNSSRAKCIKCSYCNMYFSPNKFIFHSHRTPDAKYTQPDAANFNSWRRHLKLTDKSPQDELVFAWEDVKAMFNGGSRKRALPQPGAHPACHPLSSIRTRSIAFSSQTLMLLEEIFGEKDQEDYMRINEDNIWL